In Paenibacillus phoenicis, one genomic interval encodes:
- a CDS encoding CGNR zinc finger domain-containing protein, translating into METLWSDFLNSKCHDWQGSGRSEDRLEKPAWQERFLHDWQLTAPVPMPTEEVLAMRHFRERLHALTVKLAEGGHMEEADWQLLNEHLAQDQVTRRLTGEPGDIRLKYFPVTEDWRHVRAEIAASFGETLLNGETSRIRMCDNPDCRWFFYDDTRNRTKKYCEDKTCGNLMKVRRFRARKKTGIDQSEQ; encoded by the coding sequence GTGGAGACATTGTGGAGCGATTTTTTGAATAGCAAGTGTCATGATTGGCAGGGGAGCGGCCGCAGTGAAGATCGGCTGGAGAAGCCGGCCTGGCAGGAGCGGTTTCTTCACGACTGGCAATTGACAGCTCCCGTACCGATGCCGACGGAAGAGGTTTTGGCCATGCGTCATTTTCGGGAGCGCCTGCATGCCTTGACGGTCAAATTGGCGGAAGGCGGCCATATGGAAGAAGCGGATTGGCAGCTGCTCAATGAGCATTTGGCGCAGGATCAAGTCACTCGCCGGTTGACCGGAGAACCGGGAGACATCCGGCTGAAATATTTTCCGGTGACGGAGGACTGGCGTCATGTGCGGGCAGAAATCGCCGCCAGCTTCGGCGAAACGCTGCTTAACGGGGAAACGTCAAGGATTCGCATGTGCGATAACCCCGATTGCCGCTGGTTTTTTTACGATGACACGCGCAACCGGACGAAGAAATACTGCGAAGACAAGACGTGCGGCAACCTGATGAAGGTACGGCGGTTTCGCGCCCGGAAGAAGACTGGAATCGATCAAAGCGAGCAATAG
- a CDS encoding DinB family protein → MSVNPVDLLVVQKDNTWDVEEWIVPLSTALEGLTAEQAAWAPPGGGNTIWQTVNHINYYNGRILSRLRGINPGPALEKNEDTFAGTGGTSDEAAWADVLAETKRIQQELREAIASLTDEALGAPYANTGESFGRELSRWLLHDAYHAGQIVLIRRQQGSWRS, encoded by the coding sequence ATGAGCGTTAACCCCGTGGATTTACTCGTCGTGCAAAAGGACAATACTTGGGATGTAGAGGAATGGATCGTGCCGTTGTCGACGGCATTGGAAGGTTTGACCGCCGAGCAAGCCGCTTGGGCTCCGCCGGGAGGCGGCAATACGATCTGGCAAACCGTCAATCACATCAATTATTATAACGGGCGGATCCTCAGCCGCTTAAGAGGAATCAATCCGGGCCCGGCCTTAGAAAAAAACGAAGACACCTTCGCCGGAACCGGCGGGACCTCGGATGAAGCGGCATGGGCCGACGTTCTGGCCGAAACGAAACGAATCCAACAGGAATTGCGCGAGGCGATCGCTTCTTTAACCGATGAAGCCCTAGGGGCACCATACGCCAATACGGGCGAATCGTTCGGACGCGAGCTCTCCCGCTGGTTGCTGCATGATGCCTACCACGCCGGACAAATCGTGCTGATCCGCCGGCAGCAGGGATCCTGGAGATCCTAA
- a CDS encoding YitT family protein, with protein sequence MRTKARWQTYGTRLLMMLAGSSLLAFTYYHINFQNGLSEGGFVGLALLGKYLFNLPPALTMIALDLPIVVLAWWLKGHRFVMNTVVASLTFSLVYELCEQFSPLTMNLHGNLPLAALLSGLLTGFGAGLVLRAGGASGGDDILSMLLSQWSGIKIGTMFIIMDAVVLTVSLLYLPFKETMFTILAVLIAGKVITWTVHYGQGQLSPMRLPYHPIKEKTARA encoded by the coding sequence ATGAGGACAAAAGCAAGATGGCAAACGTACGGTACTCGGTTATTAATGATGTTAGCAGGGTCTAGTTTATTGGCGTTTACGTATTACCACATCAATTTTCAGAACGGACTGTCGGAAGGCGGATTTGTTGGCCTGGCGTTGCTTGGCAAATACTTGTTTAACCTGCCTCCGGCCTTAACCATGATCGCACTCGATTTGCCGATCGTGGTGCTTGCTTGGTGGCTGAAGGGCCATCGGTTCGTGATGAATACGGTGGTGGCATCACTGACGTTTTCGCTGGTTTATGAGCTGTGCGAGCAATTCTCGCCGCTGACGATGAACCTGCACGGCAATCTGCCGTTGGCCGCATTATTGTCGGGTCTTCTCACCGGTTTCGGGGCGGGACTTGTACTGCGGGCCGGCGGAGCGAGCGGCGGGGACGATATCTTGTCCATGCTGCTAAGCCAGTGGTCCGGCATTAAGATCGGTACGATGTTTATTATCATGGATGCGGTCGTGCTGACGGTCTCATTGTTATATTTACCATTCAAAGAAACGATGTTTACCATATTGGCAGTGCTGATCGCCGGCAAAGTGATCACCTGGACCGTCCATTACGGTCAGGGACAACTGTCGCCGATGCGGCTGCCTTACCACCCAATCAAAGAGAAAACGGCTCGAGCTTAA
- the hmpA gene encoding NO-inducible flavohemoprotein encodes MLDSKTIEVIKSTVPVLEVHGQTITKTFYQTMFKNHPELLNVFNHANQRQGKQPTALANAVYAAAAHIDRLEEILPVVRGIAQKHRALGIQPDQYPIVGENLLAAIKTVLGDAATEEILDAWAKAYGVIADVFISVEAEMYREVEQKEGGWRGFRRFIVDRKIKESDVITSFYLKPEDGQAIAAYEPGQYITVRVKPEGQEFTHLRHYSLSTAPGKPYYRISVKREDAAEDRPAGIVSTYLHTQIEEGDVLELSAPAGDFTLNPSSNLPLVLLSGGVGLTPMVSMLEAALQGENKRDIVYVHAARNAKHHAMKEHIAELARINDNLRAYTVYETSEAGEGCDKTGYIDLPWLKTITTADSDFYFCGPVPFMKAVRRALKEWGVPEERIHFEFFGPAGTLDE; translated from the coding sequence ATGCTTGATTCAAAAACGATCGAAGTCATTAAATCCACTGTGCCGGTTCTCGAAGTTCATGGACAAACGATTACGAAAACCTTCTATCAGACCATGTTCAAAAATCATCCCGAGCTGCTGAACGTGTTTAACCATGCCAACCAACGTCAAGGCAAACAGCCTACCGCGCTGGCCAATGCGGTGTATGCCGCCGCGGCGCACATCGACCGCCTGGAAGAGATTCTTCCTGTCGTTCGCGGCATTGCCCAGAAGCACCGCGCGCTAGGAATCCAGCCGGATCAATACCCGATTGTCGGCGAGAACCTGCTCGCCGCCATCAAGACGGTGCTGGGTGACGCCGCCACCGAAGAAATCCTCGATGCTTGGGCCAAGGCGTATGGCGTCATTGCGGACGTATTTATCAGCGTAGAAGCGGAGATGTACCGCGAAGTCGAGCAGAAAGAAGGCGGTTGGCGCGGATTCCGCCGCTTCATCGTTGACCGGAAGATTAAGGAGAGCGACGTGATCACCTCCTTTTATCTGAAGCCGGAGGACGGCCAAGCGATTGCCGCCTATGAGCCGGGGCAATACATTACCGTCCGTGTAAAACCGGAAGGCCAGGAGTTTACCCATCTGCGCCATTACAGCCTGTCCACGGCACCGGGCAAGCCGTATTATCGGATTTCAGTGAAGCGGGAAGATGCTGCGGAGGACCGCCCAGCGGGCATTGTCTCGACCTATCTGCATACCCAGATCGAAGAAGGCGATGTGCTCGAACTTAGCGCGCCGGCCGGCGATTTCACATTGAATCCATCGTCGAACCTGCCGCTCGTGTTGCTCAGCGGCGGCGTTGGTCTTACGCCGATGGTCAGCATGTTGGAAGCAGCGCTGCAAGGCGAAAACAAACGCGATATCGTCTATGTCCACGCCGCTCGCAACGCGAAGCACCATGCGATGAAGGAGCATATTGCCGAGCTCGCACGGATCAACGACAATCTGCGTGCCTACACCGTATATGAAACGTCAGAAGCCGGCGAAGGCTGCGACAAAACCGGCTATATCGATCTGCCTTGGCTGAAGACGATTACGACAGCTGACAGCGACTTTTACTTCTGCGGCCCGGTTCCCTTCATGAAGGCGGTTCGCCGCGCCTTGAAGGAATGGGGCGTGCCGGAAGAGCGGATTCACTTTGAATTTTTTGGACCGGCTGGCACCCTGGACGAATAA
- a CDS encoding Crp/Fnr family transcriptional regulator — MILHKGEILFRQGDDGSFLYHIKSGLFKVTRLHPNGNMVLFNILYPGETVPHHSLITPKEVHGTAIALMRSEVEAIPAQVWYRELQEDPKKPLEVAQLLQEKVRFMQERLDHLTIGTPAERLELLTKWLGQHAHGVPLTDYLTQEEIGQLIGVRRETVNRLLRSHGHERS, encoded by the coding sequence ATGATCCTGCATAAAGGCGAAATCTTGTTCCGTCAAGGGGACGATGGTTCTTTTCTATACCATATTAAGAGCGGGCTGTTTAAGGTAACGCGTCTGCACCCGAACGGGAACATGGTTTTGTTTAATATTTTGTACCCGGGGGAAACGGTACCGCATCATTCCTTGATTACCCCGAAAGAGGTGCACGGGACGGCGATCGCTCTCATGCGCAGCGAGGTTGAAGCGATCCCTGCGCAGGTATGGTATCGCGAGCTTCAGGAGGATCCGAAGAAGCCGCTGGAGGTCGCGCAGCTGCTGCAGGAGAAGGTTCGGTTCATGCAGGAGAGGCTTGACCATTTGACGATTGGGACGCCGGCCGAACGGCTGGAGCTGCTGACGAAATGGCTGGGACAGCATGCTCATGGCGTACCTTTGACCGATTATTTGACTCAAGAAGAGATCGGACAGCTGATCGGCGTACGGCGAGAGACGGTGAACCGGTTGCTGCGCAGCCATGGTCACGAACGGTCATAA